One genomic region from Terriglobus aquaticus encodes:
- a CDS encoding Ppx/GppA phosphatase family protein: protein MPKFAAIDIGSNSCRLAIAEVQQHKLHMLHEDREVVRLGESVFETGLISPDAMATTIRALKRFQKAVQTQVVDRVRVVATSAMRDAQNASAFTAWVKSELGWNVEVISGLEEGRLIHLGVTTHEPGARGRCLLIDLGGGSCEITLSENGRVQEMVSLPLGSVRLQQEFLHTDPPSREEQNQLRTYIDRELRKLERKFGPQAPIPLVIATSGSAAALAEASTVLAESKPAKSKGKTLIKLPARKPRNFAAHELRSALRLEPLTANTPTVRALAAQLVTMTNEQRMAVPGIGPKRSEIIIGGAFVYAELLERLKLSGFRYSPLGLRDGILAQMLADVDNRASVHRAIEQERWNGVLEICKRYAVDMKRAEPVRNDVTRLFDDLQRVHTLSPEFREWLAAAAMMQGVGRYVSHQGHHRHTHYLIANSEMFGFSPAQRALVAAIARYMGKSRPVAMDKPMRAVPVELHTSVMQSVALLRLAVALNQDLASDPVRFTSKVYPKRVLLQLQVRRGSAELERWALRKESAYFREVFRRDLDVELA, encoded by the coding sequence TTGCCCAAGTTCGCAGCAATCGACATCGGATCCAATTCATGCCGTCTGGCCATTGCCGAGGTTCAGCAACACAAGCTGCACATGCTGCACGAAGACCGCGAGGTAGTGCGGCTGGGCGAAAGCGTGTTCGAGACGGGGTTGATCTCACCCGATGCGATGGCGACCACGATTCGCGCGCTGAAGCGGTTCCAGAAGGCCGTGCAGACCCAGGTGGTGGATCGCGTGCGCGTGGTGGCGACCAGCGCAATGCGCGATGCGCAGAATGCGAGTGCGTTTACGGCCTGGGTGAAGAGCGAGCTGGGATGGAACGTGGAGGTGATCAGCGGGCTGGAAGAGGGCCGGCTGATTCATCTGGGCGTGACCACGCATGAGCCGGGAGCGCGCGGACGCTGCCTCTTGATCGACCTGGGCGGCGGCTCGTGCGAGATCACGTTGTCAGAGAACGGGCGCGTGCAGGAGATGGTGTCGCTGCCGCTGGGGTCGGTACGGCTGCAGCAGGAGTTTCTGCACACCGATCCGCCGAGCCGCGAAGAGCAGAACCAGTTGAGGACCTACATCGACCGCGAGCTGCGCAAGCTGGAGCGCAAGTTCGGGCCGCAGGCGCCGATCCCGCTGGTGATCGCGACGAGCGGATCGGCGGCGGCGCTGGCGGAGGCGAGCACGGTACTGGCCGAGTCGAAGCCGGCGAAGTCCAAGGGCAAGACCTTGATCAAGCTGCCAGCGCGCAAGCCGCGCAACTTTGCCGCGCATGAACTGCGGTCGGCGCTGCGACTGGAACCGCTGACGGCGAACACGCCCACGGTTCGTGCCCTGGCGGCGCAGCTGGTGACGATGACGAACGAGCAGCGCATGGCGGTGCCGGGCATTGGGCCGAAGCGCAGCGAGATCATCATTGGCGGAGCGTTTGTGTATGCGGAGTTGCTGGAGCGGTTGAAGCTGAGCGGGTTTCGCTACTCGCCGCTGGGCCTGCGCGACGGCATCCTGGCGCAGATGCTGGCCGACGTGGACAACCGCGCTTCGGTGCATCGCGCCATCGAGCAGGAGCGGTGGAACGGCGTGCTGGAAATCTGCAAGCGCTACGCCGTGGACATGAAGCGGGCGGAGCCGGTGCGCAACGACGTGACACGGCTGTTCGACGATCTGCAGCGGGTGCATACGCTGTCGCCGGAGTTCCGCGAGTGGCTGGCAGCGGCGGCGATGATGCAGGGCGTGGGGCGGTACGTATCGCACCAGGGACATCACCGGCACACGCACTACCTGATCGCGAACTCGGAGATGTTCGGGTTTTCGCCGGCGCAGCGCGCGCTGGTGGCGGCGATTGCGCGGTACATGGGCAAGAGCCGGCCGGTGGCGATGGATAAGCCGATGCGGGCGGTGCCGGTGGAGCTGCACACGTCGGTGATGCAGTCGGTGGCGTTGCTGCGGCTGGCGGTGGCGCTGAACCAGGACCTGGCGAGCGATCCAGTGCGCTTTACGAGCAAGGTCTACCCGAAGCGGGTGCTGCTGCAACTGCAGGTGCGGCGCGGGTCGGCGGAGCTCGAACGCTGGGCTCTGCGCAAGGAGAGCGCTTACTTTCGCGAGGTCTTCCGCCGCGACTTGGACGTGGAGCTGGCGTAG
- a CDS encoding SixA phosphatase family protein, translating to MNLYVMRHASAGTRRANPVLDVRRPLDKQGKRDCLLLGNTLSSMNVAFDLVVSSPLKRSLQTASLVGTETGYEQKILLSDALAPQATFAQFQKLLAECSGYESLLVVGHSPNLVQFLGLLLQPAATAQEDCERRPAAVRLRKGAIARLTLDRGAAMLQWMLDPRVVGKLYASSTSKSRRKTSRK from the coding sequence ATGAATCTGTACGTCATGCGGCACGCCTCCGCCGGAACGCGCCGCGCCAACCCGGTCCTCGATGTGCGCCGCCCGCTCGACAAGCAGGGCAAGCGCGACTGCCTGCTGCTGGGCAACACGCTCTCCAGCATGAACGTCGCCTTCGACCTGGTCGTGTCCAGCCCGCTCAAGCGCAGCCTGCAAACCGCATCGCTGGTCGGCACAGAGACCGGCTACGAGCAGAAGATTCTGCTCTCCGACGCTCTCGCCCCGCAGGCCACCTTCGCCCAGTTCCAGAAGCTTCTCGCTGAATGCAGCGGCTACGAGTCGCTTCTCGTCGTAGGCCACAGCCCCAACCTCGTCCAGTTCCTCGGCCTGTTGCTGCAACCCGCCGCCACCGCGCAGGAAGACTGCGAGCGCCGTCCCGCCGCCGTGCGCCTGCGCAAGGGCGCCATCGCCCGCCTTACCCTCGATCGCGGCGCCGCCATGCTGCAGTGGATGCTGGACCCGCGCGTCGTCGGCAAGCTCTACGCCAGCTCCACGTCCAAGTCGCGGCGGAAGACCTCGCGAAAGTAA
- a CDS encoding class I SAM-dependent methyltransferase — translation MTHSAGGSGPQSGPDSAPRSGFDKLALPYRWMEYLTFGPLLSRTRRAFLPQLKQARSALLLGDGDGRFTAALLRANPHVHATAVDISAAMLHRLRNRVAQQGNADRLATLHANALSALLDGPFDLVCTHFFLDCLSDAECSTLAHQLADRLAPSALWVVSDFAIPPGSLHGIARLLVGALYAAFGLLTGLRVRTLPDYAAALQSAGLRRIALQTRLRGILRSELWQLSADADPANGHPIAHE, via the coding sequence ATGACGCACTCCGCCGGCGGCAGCGGCCCCCAGAGCGGCCCTGACAGCGCCCCCAGGAGCGGCTTCGACAAACTCGCCCTCCCGTACCGCTGGATGGAGTACCTCACCTTCGGCCCGCTGCTTTCCCGAACCCGCCGCGCCTTCCTCCCACAGCTCAAGCAAGCCCGCAGCGCCCTCCTGCTCGGCGATGGCGACGGCCGTTTCACCGCCGCCCTCCTCCGCGCGAACCCTCACGTCCATGCGACCGCCGTGGACATCAGCGCCGCCATGCTCCATCGCCTCCGCAACCGCGTCGCGCAGCAGGGCAACGCCGACCGCCTCGCCACCCTCCACGCCAACGCACTCAGCGCTCTGCTAGACGGCCCATTCGACCTCGTCTGCACTCATTTCTTCCTCGACTGCCTCTCCGACGCCGAATGCTCCACGCTCGCCCACCAGCTTGCCGACCGCCTCGCACCCTCCGCCCTCTGGGTGGTCTCGGACTTCGCCATCCCACCCGGCAGCCTCCATGGCATCGCCCGGCTCCTCGTCGGAGCGCTCTACGCCGCCTTCGGCCTCCTCACCGGCCTGCGCGTCCGAACCCTGCCCGACTACGCCGCCGCTCTCCAGTCCGCCGGCCTCCGCCGCATCGCCTTGCAAACGCGCCTCCGCGGCATCCTCCGCTCCGAACTCTGGCAGCTCTCAGCCGACGCCGACCCGGCCAACGGACATCCAATCGCTCATGAGTGA
- a CDS encoding 1,4-alpha-glucan branching protein domain-containing protein has product MPSTRGFLNIHLHAHLPFVVNHGTWPHGLEWLHEAAAETYLPLLQVLQRLAADGIRARWSMDLSPVLLEQLAHPVFLREFPDYLRRKIQFAQEDESFFAQAGEGHLRWLAQGWQQRYQAALTLFESLNCDLIAAFRAHAESGSIDLMTCAATHGYMPLLGTDESVRAQWRVATAVHRRHFGAAPAGVWLPECGYRPAGYWQVPLLPDVDPRAYPGFHRIGVESALAESSLGFFYADGHLIEQSAQFASPYSNMMTGDLPSAPPAAGGTDKLYRAWAVQGSDGPSGVAVLPRDPRTGYQVWSGDGGYPADGVYLDFHKKRWPGGHRYWRVTGPGVAMDQKHAYQPDAAAKQAREHARHFIGLVTDSIQGAASVWRDPLVAAPFDAELFGHWWNEGVIFLEEVTRLLAAADTATEADTTTAAPSAVTAFAPRLVTSADYLHREGTAAPLRLPEGSWGAGGDHRVWLNQDTSWTYARIYAAEHALRDLCTDGAWRDGGLGERLAKQMCRELLLLESSDWQFLMTTGAARDYAERRFREHDEAFGQLHRLWQVWRDVGALEAPALETLAAIESQDSLFPEVNPEFWVRGAHAEPVDAPGRQ; this is encoded by the coding sequence TTGCCCAGTACGCGCGGTTTTCTGAACATCCACCTGCACGCTCACTTGCCTTTCGTGGTCAACCACGGCACCTGGCCGCATGGCCTGGAGTGGCTGCACGAGGCCGCCGCCGAGACCTACCTGCCGCTCCTCCAGGTCCTGCAGCGCCTCGCCGCCGACGGCATCCGCGCCCGCTGGAGCATGGACCTCTCCCCCGTCCTTCTTGAGCAGCTCGCGCACCCGGTCTTTCTTCGCGAGTTCCCCGACTATCTCCGCCGCAAGATCCAATTCGCCCAGGAAGACGAATCCTTTTTCGCGCAGGCAGGCGAGGGTCATCTGCGCTGGCTGGCGCAGGGCTGGCAGCAGCGCTACCAGGCCGCTCTCACCCTCTTTGAATCCCTGAACTGCGACCTGATCGCCGCCTTCCGTGCCCATGCCGAAAGCGGCAGCATCGACCTGATGACCTGTGCCGCCACCCACGGCTACATGCCGCTCCTCGGCACTGACGAGAGCGTGCGAGCGCAGTGGCGTGTCGCCACCGCCGTGCACCGCCGCCACTTCGGCGCGGCACCCGCGGGCGTCTGGCTGCCGGAGTGCGGCTACCGTCCCGCCGGCTACTGGCAGGTGCCGCTGCTGCCGGACGTCGATCCGCGGGCCTACCCCGGCTTTCACCGCATCGGCGTCGAAAGCGCTCTAGCCGAAAGCTCGCTCGGCTTCTTCTACGCCGACGGGCACCTCATCGAACAGAGCGCCCAGTTCGCCTCTCCCTACAGCAACATGATGACTGGCGACCTGCCCTCCGCACCGCCCGCCGCTGGCGGCACGGACAAGCTCTATCGCGCCTGGGCGGTGCAGGGCAGTGACGGCCCTTCCGGCGTCGCCGTCCTTCCGCGCGACCCGCGCACCGGCTATCAGGTCTGGAGCGGCGACGGTGGCTACCCGGCCGACGGTGTCTATCTCGACTTCCACAAAAAGCGCTGGCCCGGCGGTCACCGCTACTGGCGCGTCACCGGGCCCGGCGTCGCCATGGACCAGAAGCACGCCTACCAGCCGGACGCCGCCGCGAAGCAGGCCCGCGAACACGCCCGCCATTTCATCGGCCTGGTCACCGACAGCATTCAAGGCGCCGCCAGCGTCTGGCGCGACCCGCTCGTCGCTGCGCCCTTTGACGCCGAGCTCTTCGGTCACTGGTGGAACGAAGGCGTGATCTTCCTCGAAGAAGTCACCCGCCTACTCGCCGCCGCCGACACCGCAACCGAAGCCGACACCACGACCGCCGCTCCGTCCGCGGTCACCGCCTTCGCTCCGCGCCTAGTCACCTCTGCCGACTACCTCCACCGCGAAGGCACCGCCGCTCCCCTGCGCCTGCCCGAGGGCTCCTGGGGTGCCGGCGGCGATCACCGCGTCTGGCTCAACCAAGACACCAGTTGGACCTACGCCCGCATCTACGCCGCCGAGCACGCCCTGCGCGATCTCTGCACGGACGGTGCCTGGCGCGACGGCGGCCTGGGCGAACGCCTCGCCAAGCAGATGTGCCGCGAACTTCTTCTGCTCGAGTCCAGCGACTGGCAGTTCCTCATGACCACCGGAGCCGCCCGCGACTACGCCGAGCGCCGCTTCCGCGAACACGACGAAGCCTTCGGCCAACTGCACCGCCTGTGGCAGGTCTGGCGCGACGTCGGTGCGCTGGAAGCCCCGGCGCTCGAAACCCTCGCGGCTATCGAATCGCAAGACAGCCTCTTCCCGGAAGTCAACCCGGAGTTCTGGGTTCGCGGCGCCCACGCCGAACCCGTCGACGCACCCGGGAGGCAATAG
- a CDS encoding BON domain-containing protein translates to MVQAVQHKFRGPSAIAGIALAATLLLPVGCKQSNPTVADPAVTSAVQSRLQGDSAISTEPIQVSTTSGTVTLTGQVSNAAARTLAANDAASVQGVQKVVNDITVAANTPPVSATAVTPQPMTQPEPSPTPRARVEPRREAPREAPIVRSAANNAPQPAYQPAPAPAPVQRAQQTAPAAPPPPAFRTVTVPAGSTLPVRITQTLDSDNAHAGDSFSGALATDLVEDGVVVLPRGSAVTGTVVDAKDAGHFKGQSRLSIQLTGISRRGQQIAISTDPVVKEGAARGKNTAIKTGIGAAGGAILGGIFGGGKGAAIGSVAGGGTGAAINGVTRGEQVSFPSETVVRFSTTNSFTVRVPNRDTSNGPGSDNGPVLNRQ, encoded by the coding sequence ATGGTACAAGCAGTCCAACACAAGTTCCGCGGCCCATCCGCCATCGCCGGCATCGCTCTGGCAGCGACCCTGTTGCTGCCGGTCGGCTGCAAGCAGAGCAATCCCACCGTCGCCGACCCGGCAGTCACCTCCGCCGTCCAGTCGCGCCTCCAGGGTGACTCCGCCATCAGCACTGAACCCATCCAGGTCTCCACCACCTCCGGCACCGTCACCCTCACCGGCCAGGTCAGCAACGCCGCGGCCCGCACGCTGGCCGCCAACGACGCCGCCAGCGTCCAGGGCGTGCAGAAGGTAGTCAACGACATCACCGTCGCGGCCAACACGCCTCCCGTCAGCGCCACTGCTGTCACACCGCAGCCCATGACCCAGCCGGAGCCCAGCCCCACTCCGCGCGCCCGCGTTGAGCCCCGCCGTGAAGCTCCCCGCGAGGCGCCCATCGTCCGCTCTGCGGCCAACAACGCTCCTCAACCCGCATACCAGCCCGCTCCCGCGCCTGCGCCTGTCCAGCGCGCCCAGCAGACAGCCCCGGCCGCTCCGCCGCCGCCCGCCTTCCGCACCGTCACCGTGCCCGCCGGATCCACGCTGCCCGTGCGCATCACGCAAACCCTGGATAGCGACAACGCCCATGCCGGCGATTCCTTCAGCGGCGCTCTCGCCACTGACCTCGTCGAAGACGGCGTCGTCGTCCTGCCGCGCGGCAGTGCCGTCACCGGAACCGTCGTCGACGCTAAGGACGCTGGCCACTTCAAGGGCCAGTCGCGCCTCAGCATCCAGCTCACCGGCATCAGCCGCCGCGGTCAGCAGATCGCGATCTCCACTGACCCTGTCGTGAAAGAAGGCGCAGCCCGCGGCAAGAACACCGCCATCAAGACCGGCATCGGCGCAGCAGGCGGAGCCATCCTCGGCGGCATCTTCGGCGGAGGCAAGGGCGCAGCCATCGGCAGCGTCGCCGGCGGTGGCACGGGTGCAGCCATCAACGGCGTCACCCGCGGCGAGCAGGTCTCCTTCCCCAGCGAGACCGTGGTTCGCTTCTCGACGACCAACTCCTTCACCGTCCGCGTTCCCAACCGCGACACCAGCAACGGTCCCGGCTCCGACAACGGCCCCGTGTTGAACCGGCAGTAA
- a CDS encoding YtxH domain-containing protein produces the protein MADESSSGLGWFLAGLGIGALIGVLYAPKSGRETREDLASGARDVTEKANQYVAQSKDQINTYVAQGKDQLNDYVDKGRDYYEKGRTQWSQYVDKGKDFLAEQQTKLNGAVDAGKQAYQEHAGQNS, from the coding sequence ATGGCAGACGAGAGCAGCAGCGGTTTGGGATGGTTCCTGGCGGGTCTGGGTATTGGAGCCCTGATCGGCGTGCTGTACGCGCCGAAGAGCGGCCGCGAGACCCGGGAAGACCTTGCATCCGGCGCACGCGATGTGACGGAAAAGGCCAACCAGTACGTGGCGCAGAGCAAGGACCAGATCAACACCTACGTGGCGCAGGGCAAGGACCAGTTGAACGACTACGTGGACAAGGGTCGCGACTACTACGAGAAGGGCCGCACGCAGTGGTCGCAGTATGTGGACAAGGGTAAGGACTTCCTGGCCGAGCAGCAGACAAAGCTGAACGGTGCGGTGGACGCGGGCAAGCAGGCTTACCAGGAGCACGCCGGCCAGAACTCCTAG
- a CDS encoding J domain-containing protein has product MAGPQNKDYYGALGVKKTASQDDIRKAFRKLARKYHPDVNPGDKKAEEKFKEISEANDVLSDEKKRKVYDQLGFYSDSIDPAQAEAAARGGYSGDVYTGGRGSAGPQGGVPFDFGGFDFSGFQGGGGGGRASQQQAGGGFGSSFKDIFGGMFGGNRGGVEARGPQPGTDLEYQVQVDFWTAIRGGTARIEIQRNDLCSTCKGQGTVGTPHTCPQCNGTGQVQQMSGRMKFNTACPMCGGSGKVGDPCPTCHGEGTVTRRDPLEFRIKPGTRDGQRIRLAGKGNAGTKGAPAGDLYLIIKAGTHPVFTRTGDDIRVTLPVMAFEAALGTKVDVPTIDGRTQLKIPPGTQTGQKLRLREKGVASAAKEGMRGDQIVEIRIVVPKIQDERSKEILRELARLNPEDPREDLFREV; this is encoded by the coding sequence ATGGCAGGACCACAAAACAAGGATTATTACGGCGCCCTTGGCGTCAAAAAAACGGCCTCGCAGGACGACATCCGCAAGGCCTTTCGCAAGCTCGCACGCAAGTACCACCCCGACGTCAACCCGGGCGACAAGAAGGCCGAGGAGAAGTTCAAAGAGATCTCCGAAGCCAACGACGTCCTCAGCGACGAGAAGAAGCGCAAGGTCTACGACCAGCTCGGCTTCTACTCCGACTCGATTGACCCGGCGCAGGCTGAGGCAGCCGCGCGCGGCGGCTACAGCGGCGACGTCTACACCGGAGGCCGCGGCAGCGCAGGCCCACAGGGCGGAGTCCCGTTCGACTTCGGCGGCTTCGACTTCTCCGGCTTTCAGGGCGGCGGCGGTGGTGGTCGCGCGTCGCAGCAGCAGGCCGGCGGCGGCTTCGGCTCCTCCTTCAAAGACATCTTTGGCGGCATGTTTGGCGGCAACCGCGGCGGCGTGGAAGCCCGTGGCCCGCAGCCCGGCACCGACCTCGAGTACCAGGTCCAGGTCGATTTCTGGACTGCCATTCGCGGCGGCACTGCCCGCATTGAGATCCAGCGCAACGACCTGTGCTCCACCTGCAAGGGGCAGGGAACCGTCGGCACACCGCACACCTGCCCGCAGTGCAACGGCACCGGCCAGGTGCAGCAGATGAGCGGCCGCATGAAGTTCAACACCGCCTGCCCCATGTGCGGCGGCAGCGGCAAGGTTGGCGATCCGTGCCCCACCTGCCACGGCGAAGGCACGGTCACGCGCCGTGACCCGCTGGAGTTCCGCATAAAGCCCGGCACCCGCGACGGCCAGCGCATCCGACTCGCCGGCAAGGGCAACGCCGGCACCAAGGGCGCTCCCGCGGGCGACCTCTACCTGATCATCAAGGCAGGCACGCACCCCGTCTTCACCCGCACCGGTGACGACATCCGCGTCACCCTGCCGGTCATGGCGTTTGAGGCCGCGCTCGGCACCAAGGTCGACGTCCCCACGATTGACGGCCGCACCCAGCTCAAGATCCCGCCCGGCACGCAAACCGGCCAGAAGCTGCGCCTCCGCGAGAAGGGCGTCGCCTCGGCGGCCAAGGAAGGCATGCGCGGAGACCAGATCGTCGAGATCCGGATCGTCGTCCCAAAGATCCAGGACGAGCGCTCGAAGGAGATCCTCCGCGAACTCGCCCGCCTCAACCCCGAAGACCCGCGCGAAGACCTCTTCCGCGAAGTCTAG
- a CDS encoding Fpg/Nei family DNA glycosylase, protein MPEGNEVHRWAARHNAAFAGRRLNVLPGPNHRFSDAHLVDGKKLREVHAVGKHLGYEFGDDLYLHIHLGRFGDFTEGCGPLPEPKGALRAILQRAGSGKPARSVKGQPHNLTCAKDDGTQPFPPEDVDWCELRGPTDCSVYSKEKWQALLDRLGPDPLAHEPGDHDNPQRAFDAILKSKKPIAELLMDQQIISGIGNIYRAELLFRHRLNPFTPGEAMDLKTLKAIWKDSIPLLKAGMVDRRIVCTKRADRPSKQEPAPRGEEHYVYRRHGKPCFLCGEKILRRDLAGRTLYWCPNDQHTTAAENKTAYAHGTSLRANREAAKPGAAGRKRASALMED, encoded by the coding sequence ATGCCCGAGGGGAATGAGGTACATCGCTGGGCCGCGCGCCACAACGCCGCCTTTGCCGGCCGTCGGCTGAACGTCCTGCCGGGCCCGAACCACCGCTTCAGCGACGCCCACCTCGTCGACGGCAAAAAGCTGCGCGAGGTCCACGCCGTCGGCAAGCACCTCGGCTACGAGTTCGGTGACGATCTCTACCTCCACATCCACCTCGGCCGGTTCGGCGACTTCACCGAGGGCTGCGGCCCGCTACCCGAACCCAAAGGCGCTCTGCGTGCCATCCTGCAGCGCGCCGGCAGCGGCAAACCTGCGCGCAGCGTCAAGGGCCAGCCGCACAACCTCACCTGCGCCAAAGACGACGGCACCCAGCCCTTTCCACCCGAAGACGTCGACTGGTGCGAACTGCGCGGTCCCACCGACTGCAGCGTCTACAGCAAGGAGAAGTGGCAGGCTCTGCTCGACCGCCTCGGCCCCGATCCGCTCGCCCACGAGCCTGGCGACCACGACAACCCGCAGCGCGCCTTTGACGCCATCCTCAAATCCAAAAAGCCTATCGCCGAGCTGCTCATGGATCAGCAGATCATCTCCGGCATCGGCAACATCTACCGCGCCGAATTGCTCTTCCGCCATCGCCTCAACCCCTTCACACCGGGCGAAGCCATGGACCTGAAAACCCTGAAGGCCATCTGGAAAGACTCCATCCCGTTGCTCAAAGCGGGCATGGTCGACCGCCGTATCGTCTGCACCAAACGCGCCGATCGCCCTTCGAAGCAGGAACCCGCGCCACGCGGAGAAGAGCACTACGTCTACCGTCGCCACGGCAAGCCCTGCTTCCTCTGCGGCGAAAAGATCCTCCGCCGCGACCTGGCCGGCCGCACCCTTTATTGGTGCCCCAACGACCAGCACACCACCGCCGCCGAAAACAAGACCGCCTACGCCCACGGCACCAGCCTGCGCGCCAACCGCGAAGCCGCCAAACCCGGCGCCGCCGGTCGCAAGCGCGCCTCCGCGCTCATGGAAGATTGA
- a CDS encoding acyltransferase family protein, with protein sequence MRAPQRYVGLQVLRAIAALAVVMYHATVFVFTRLHVFFAPIWRCGSNGVDLFFVLSGFVIVLSTQRLQGTRDGWKIFAERRLTRIVPLYWIATLIKVVLLKFDATANLTSDLSFASISKAVFFLPSVNALGDIQPVLNVGWTLNMEMFFYLLFTIALFFRANVFLCVGLPLLFLSAGDFLHIQGAGTAWTFYAQSIVLEFFFGMLVALAILRGKRLPAWLAWLAVVGGLYALFALLPPVWPKEIHTAWVQGIPAALVVYGAASLEGRLPHIPAWLIFLGDASYAIYLFHGLCGQLSPMLLVKLGIPSPVLSELGTVAISLAVGSLAYLWLDLPIMRWFKQHVLFHGKPVLHVQETLPRTGA encoded by the coding sequence ATGCGAGCGCCTCAGCGATACGTGGGGCTCCAGGTGCTTCGCGCCATCGCTGCGCTGGCCGTGGTTATGTATCACGCCACCGTCTTCGTTTTCACGCGCCTGCACGTGTTCTTCGCGCCCATCTGGCGTTGCGGCTCCAACGGTGTCGATCTCTTCTTCGTTCTCAGCGGCTTCGTCATCGTGCTCTCCACGCAGCGGCTGCAAGGTACGCGCGACGGCTGGAAGATCTTCGCCGAACGCCGTCTCACCCGAATCGTCCCGCTCTACTGGATCGCCACGCTCATCAAGGTCGTCTTGCTCAAGTTCGACGCCACGGCAAACCTCACCAGCGATCTCTCCTTCGCCTCCATCAGCAAAGCCGTCTTCTTCTTGCCGTCGGTCAATGCTCTCGGAGACATCCAGCCCGTGCTCAATGTCGGCTGGACACTCAACATGGAGATGTTCTTCTATCTCCTCTTCACCATCGCCCTCTTCTTCCGCGCGAACGTCTTCCTGTGTGTCGGTCTTCCACTCCTCTTCCTCAGTGCCGGTGACTTCCTGCACATCCAGGGCGCGGGCACCGCGTGGACCTTCTACGCACAGAGCATCGTCCTCGAGTTCTTCTTCGGCATGCTCGTCGCCCTCGCCATCCTCCGCGGCAAACGCCTTCCAGCCTGGCTGGCATGGCTCGCCGTTGTCGGCGGCCTCTACGCTCTCTTCGCGCTCCTGCCACCCGTCTGGCCCAAAGAGATCCACACCGCCTGGGTGCAGGGCATTCCCGCCGCGCTCGTTGTGTACGGTGCCGCCTCGCTCGAAGGCCGCCTGCCGCACATCCCGGCGTGGCTCATTTTCCTGGGCGACGCCTCCTACGCCATCTACCTCTTCCACGGCCTCTGCGGCCAGCTCAGCCCCATGCTTCTGGTCAAACTCGGCATTCCCAGCCCAGTGCTGTCGGAGCTGGGCACTGTCGCCATCTCCCTCGCCGTCGGCTCCCTCGCCTATCTCTGGCTCGACCTGCCGATCATGCGCTGGTTCAAGCAGCACGTCCTCTTCCACGGCAAGCCCGTGCTGCACGTGCAGGAGACGCTGCCCAGAACCGGAGCCTAG
- a CDS encoding DUF1684 domain-containing protein produces the protein MLTKFACSIAVLASLLPIARAEDTVAQIQSFRKDMEQEAKDPHGYLALVALQWLPDGETTVGSDASNKLRLAGLPAHAVILRQRGGQASLAAPGGHFDACVKVNGQPAREQALAPDSSGKPDEVTCGDIGMTVILRGDRLYLRVRDAHSPTLRAFHGLRWYPIQNAYQITAKWVPYPQEHALAFKNVLGQSFNQKTPGYAEFQVDGKTVRLEPVSVSPKQMWFIFRDETSRTETYGAGRFMYSAAPSNGVAKPGTVLLDFNTAYNPPCAYTPFATCPLPAPQNRLSVAIPAGEKRYHE, from the coding sequence ATGCTGACGAAATTCGCTTGCTCTATTGCCGTGCTGGCCAGCCTATTGCCGATCGCGCGCGCGGAAGACACAGTGGCGCAGATCCAGAGTTTTCGCAAGGACATGGAACAGGAAGCGAAAGACCCGCACGGCTACCTGGCGCTGGTCGCGCTGCAATGGCTGCCGGATGGTGAGACGACGGTAGGCTCGGATGCTTCGAACAAGCTTCGCCTCGCTGGGCTGCCGGCCCATGCGGTGATCCTGCGGCAACGGGGTGGGCAGGCTTCGCTTGCGGCACCGGGCGGCCATTTCGATGCTTGCGTCAAGGTGAACGGCCAGCCCGCGCGCGAGCAGGCACTGGCACCGGACTCTTCAGGAAAGCCTGACGAAGTCACGTGTGGCGACATTGGAATGACGGTGATCCTGCGCGGCGATCGGCTGTACCTGCGCGTGCGCGATGCGCACAGCCCGACGCTGCGCGCGTTCCATGGACTGCGATGGTACCCCATTCAGAACGCTTATCAGATCACGGCCAAATGGGTGCCTTACCCGCAGGAGCATGCACTCGCGTTCAAGAATGTGCTGGGTCAGAGCTTCAACCAGAAGACGCCGGGGTATGCGGAGTTCCAGGTGGATGGAAAGACGGTGCGGCTGGAGCCGGTGTCGGTTTCTCCGAAGCAGATGTGGTTCATCTTTCGGGACGAGACCAGCAGGACGGAAACCTATGGCGCGGGACGGTTCATGTATTCGGCGGCGCCCAGCAACGGCGTGGCGAAACCCGGCACGGTGCTGCTGGACTTCAACACCGCATACAACCCACCGTGCGCATACACGCCCTTCGCTACTTGTCCGCTGCCTGCGCCGCAGAACCGGCTGAGTGTTGCGATTCCTGCGGGTGAGAAGCGGTACCACGAGTAG